The genomic window aaatattcttcggacagccttggcttcgcagacTGAGTCAGGGGCTAGTTATGCTGTATTCTTGGCTATTTATCCACTCTTTCGCTTATTCATATCTAAGATATTTAGGTTCTTAGCCCGCAAGTAATTCCGTTTTCTGAGTGTTGcgttttttattttgcgattttgctttATCCGTTTTTCAAAGTTCAGTATATTATACTTTTCCACTATTATACGTATGTATTTTCTGATTAGAGGTCCGTAACATCGCACTACCTCTattctacgacttaagcgtaaagctctatgTAGTATGGTGTTACAACAAGTCTtgatatcaaattttaaataaccaaCCATGACATAACaagttttaataatattttaaaaaatcaacaataatataataataaaaataaaattatagattggttaaaataaataaacctcattttaaatttataaaatatttactaaataataataataataataataataataataataataataataataataataataataataataataataataataataataataataataataataataataataataataataataataataataataataataataataataataataataataataataataataataataataataataataataataataataataataataataataataataataataataataataataataataataataataataataataataataataataataataataataataataataataataataataataataataataataataataataataataataataataataataataataataataataataataataataataataataataataataataataataataataataataataataataataataataataataataataataataataataataataataataataataataataataataataataataataataataataataataataataataataataataataataataataataataataataataataataataataataataataataataataataataataataataataataataataataataataataataataataataataataataataataataataataataataataataataataataataataataataataataataataataataataataataataataataataataataataataataataataataataataataataataataataataataataataataataataataataataataataataataataataataataataataataataataataataataataataataataataataataataataataataataataataataataataataataataataataataataataataataataataataataataataataataataataataataataataataataataataataataataataataataataataataataataataataataataataataataataataataataataataataataataataataataataataataataataataataataataataataataataataataataataataataataataataataataataataataataataataataataataataataataataataataataataataataataataataataataataataataataataataataataataataataataataataataataataataataataataataataataataataataataataataataataataataataataataataataataataataataataataataataataataataataataataataataataataataataataataataataataataataataataataataataataataataataataataataataataataataataataataataataataataataataataataataataataataataataataataataataataataataataataataataataataataataataataataataataataataataataataataataataataataataataataataataataataataataataataataataataataataataataataataataataataataataataataataataataataataataataataataataataataataataataataataataataataataataataataataataataataataataataataataataataataataataataataataataataataataataataataataataataataataataataataataataataataataataataataataataataataataataataataataataataataataataataataataataataataataataataataataataataataataataataataataataataataataataataataataataataataataataataataataataataataataataataataataataataataataataataataataataataataataataataataataataataataataataataataataataataataataataataataataataataataataataataataataataataataataataataataataataataataataataataataataataataataataataataataataataataataataataataataataataataataataataataataataataataataataataataataataataataataataataataataataataataataataataataataataataataataataataataataataataataataataataataataataataataataataataataataataataataataataataataataataat from Arachis ipaensis cultivar K30076 chromosome B09, Araip1.1, whole genome shotgun sequence includes these protein-coding regions:
- the LOC110267299 gene encoding probable serine/threonine-protein kinase clkA, with the protein product NNNNNNNNNNNNNNNNNNNNNNNNNNNNNNNNNNNNNNNNNNNNNNNNNNNNNNNNNNNNNNNNNNNNNNNNNNNNNNNNNNNNNNNNNNNNNNNNNNNNNNNNNNNNNNNNNNNNNNNNNNNNNNNNNNNNNNNNNNNNNNNNNNNNNNNNNNNNNNNNNNNNNNNNNNNNNNNNNNNNNNNNNNNNNNNNNNNNNNNNNNNNNNNNNNNNNNNNNNNNNNNNNNNNNNNNNNNNNNNNNNNNNNNNNNNNNNNNNNNNNNNNNNNNNNNNNNNNNNN